In Oreochromis niloticus isolate F11D_XX linkage group LG18, O_niloticus_UMD_NMBU, whole genome shotgun sequence, one genomic interval encodes:
- the LOC100699322 gene encoding uncharacterized protein CXorf38, with protein MVRAELAARLNDREYTNWLKAGRCLLILKDGLLPFTDRHMRAFHGDLLNQSAVLRSPCRDSCKPRGNKLSGCKVCSEWQKAILRHHRQPDATVNWDNCFPPYWRTDHWEVAKAFMPRGQAKVKGADKCDAPALLNLINYCTYFSSVDPKLVREVIRCRNELMHSSEYRVTDDWMQHYWTALNHFVNQFRHVPEMATVGNKIDEMLTLNLSIYVSGLDQMDSGGLDDGLEVDFVSHKESGADVGQWEAELLEEMLQELLHAADEDTDSQTQDTERLKSLGGFLQTNKDLNERFSAELQTINSLMAKEKGRGGSE; from the exons ATGGTCCGCGCGGAGCTGGCGGCTCGTCTGAACGACAGAGAGTACACAAACTGGCTGAAAGCGGGACGCTGTCTGCTCATACTGAAGGATGGCCTCCTCCCGTTCACCGACCGACACATGAGGGCTTTCCACGGAGATCTGCTTAATCAAAGCGCTGTGCTCCGGAGCCCGTGCAGGGATTCCTGTAAACCGAGAGGGAATAAG CTGTCGGGATGCAAGGTGTGTTCAGAGTGGCAGAAGGCGATCCTGAGACACCACAGACAGCCTGATGCTACAGTCAACTGGGACAACTGTTTCCCTCCATACTGGAGGACAGACCACTGGGAGGTGGCAAAG gCCTTCATGCCGCGAGGTCAGGCGAAGGTGAAGGGCGCAGATAAATGCGACGCCCCTGCTCTGCTTAACCTGATCAACTACTGCACGTATTTCTCATCCGTGGATCCAAAACTGGTCAGAGAG GTGATCCGATGCAGGAACGAGCTGATGCATTCTTCTGAGTACCGTGTGACAGATGATTGGATGCAACACTACTGGACCGCTCTGAACCACTTTGTGAATCAGTTCAGACACGTACCCGAGATGGCAACAGTTGGAAACAAAATAGACGAG ATGCTGACCCTCAATTTGTCAATATATGTGTCTGGTTTGGATCAAATGGATTCTGGTGGCTTGGACGATGGATTAGAGGTTGATTTTGTCAGCCATAAGGAGTCGGGTGCTGATGTCGGCCAATGGGAAGCTGAGTTGCTAGAAGAGATGCTGCAGGAGTTGCTGCATGCTGCTGATGAGGATACTGATAGCCAGACACAG GACACGGAGCGGCTGAAGAGTCTGGGAGGGTTCCTGCAAACCAACAAAGATCTTAATGAGAGGTTCTCTGCAGAGCTGCAAACCATCAACTCTCTAATGGCcaaagaaaaaggaagaggaggaagtgaATGA